Genomic window (Saccharothrix australiensis):
CGTTGGGACTCTTCACCCTGCCCGAGGCGCGGCGCGAGCTCGAACGGCTGCGGCCGGTGCTGGACGAGATCGTCGCGCTGCGGGCCGACGCCGCCGAGCTGTCCGCCGCCCTCGGCGCGGGGACGCCGACGGACCTGGGCGGGCTCGCCGAGTTCAAGGCGGCGCAGGCCAGGCTGGACGA
Coding sequences:
- a CDS encoding DUF2203 domain-containing protein, coding for MGLFTLPEARRELERLRPVLDEIVALRADAAELSAALGAGTPTDLGGLAEFKAAQARLDDLMSAVQATGAELKGFAPLLVDFPADLAGVPVLLCWLEGDQELTWYHRADLGFAGRRRLP